One Phaseolus vulgaris cultivar G19833 chromosome 2, P. vulgaris v2.0, whole genome shotgun sequence DNA window includes the following coding sequences:
- the LOC137811108 gene encoding rop guanine nucleotide exchange factor 14-like, whose product MLRMRKRLACCTKGRKFSIDLDEKERIMTYNGLESCLLNNQSYEDESRTSRGDECITDSFDDDSSCSSSKDAFGSFSSKCLTMKRDDKGLEEWELSESPQDFYVKDKPYGMEHSDIEAMKEKFSKLLLGEDVTGGNKGLSTALAISNGITNLAVTVFGELWKLEPLSEEGKEKWQREIDWLLSPTNYMVELVPATQSNASGGIFEIMTSKARADILMNLPALQKLDSMLIEALDSMVNSEFWYAEGESRAEGRDTNAEHSKKWWLPSPQVPKSGLSDTERKKLLHQGGVVRQVFKAAKSINESVLLEMPVPAIIKDALAKSRKTNLGHELHKVLTAESSSAEDMLKSLNMKSEHVVLETVNRLEATIFSWKERIAEQVSGKHPVRPSWSPFVKDPMLELDKLKLSSDRAETLLQLIKIRYPNLPQTFLDATKVQYGKDIGHSILEAYSRVLANLAFSMLSRIGDILQEDSLSNPNSPVVIDYSPGMNLSQTWVVDSHIKQSLLDKMNKADGQYSDYSRCYSTSDLEHSSIHSKSITTRNQSGGWCISREVCSSLSPRNSP is encoded by the exons GGATTATGACATATAATGGCCTTGAAAGTTGCTTGCTGAATAACCAGTCTTACGAAGATGAGAGCAGAACAAGTAGAGGAGATGAATGCATAACTGATTCATTTGATGATGACTCCAGTTGTTCCTCCAGCAAGGATGCTTTTGGATCATTCTCTTCAAAATGTTTAACGATGAAAAGGGATGATAAAGGACTGGAGGAATGGGAGCTCTCAGAAAGTCCTCAAGATTTTTATGTCAAAGATAAGCCTTATGGTATGGAACATTCTGATATAGAAGCCATGAAGGAaaagttttcgaagcttttgcTAGGTGAAGATGTTACAGGAGGAAACAAGGGCCTCAGTACAGCTTTGGCGATATCTAATGGCATCACAAACCTAGCAG TGACGGTTTTTGGAGAGCTGTGGAAATTGGAACCACTATCTGAAGAAGGGAAGGAAAAATGGCAAAGAGAGATAGACTGGTTATTGTCTCCTACCAACTATATGGTTGAGCTAGTTCCCGCTACGCAAAGTAATGCCAGTGGTGGGATTTTTGAG ATAATGACCTCAAAAGCTCGTGCAGACATCCTCATGAATCTTCCAGCACTTCAGAAGTTGGATTCTATGCTGATT GAGGCACTAGATTCCATGGTGAATTCGGAGTTTTGGTATGCAGAGGGAGAAAGCCGGGCAGAAGGGAGGGACACAAATGCAGAGCATAGCAAAAAATGGTGGCTTCCATCACCCCAAGTACCAAAAAGTGGTCTTTCTGATACTGAAAGAAAGAAGCTGCTTCATCAGGGTGGGGTGGTACGTCAAGTATTCAAGGCTGCCAAATCCATCAATGAAAGTGTTTTGCTTGAAATGCCTGTGCCAGCCATTATTAAAGATGCACTTGCAAAG TCTAGAAAGACAAACCTTGGACATGAATTGCACAAGGTTTTGACGGCTGAATCAAGCTCTGCAGAAGACATGCTTAAATCGCTCAACATGAAATCTGAACATGTTGTCCTAGAGACTGTTAATAGACTGGAAGCTACTATATTCTCATGGAAAGAGAGAATTGCAGAACAAGTTAGCGGCAAACACCCAGTTAGACCCTCGTGGTCACCTTTTGTGAAGGATCCTATGTTAGAGCTTGATAAACTAAAGTTATCATCGGACCGTGCCGAAACACTACTCCAGCTGATTAAAATCAGATACCCAAACCTTCCTCAAACATTTCTCGATGCTACCAAAGTTCAATATGGCAAG GATATTGGACATTCTATTTTGGAAGCATATTCCAGAGTTCTAGCAAATTTAGCCTTCAGCATGCTGTCTAGAATAGGAGATATATTGCAGGAGGATTCTTTAAGCAATCCTAATTCACCTGTGGTGATAGATTACTCTCCTGGGATGAATCTTTCTCAAACTTGGGTGGTGGATTCACATATCAAGCAGTCCTTACTTGATAAGATGAACAAGGCAGATGGGCAATATTCTGATTATTCACGCTGTTATAGTACTTCTGATCTAGAACATTCATCTATTCATTCCAAATCTATTACCACGCGAAATCAGAGTGGTGGCTGGTGCATTAGTAGAGAAGTTTGTTCAAGTCTGTCTCCTAGAAATTCTCCATAG